The sequence CCCCGCATCCGCGAGGAATTCTGGAACAACGTCCGCATCCCCGGCACCGCAGACACCCCGAACATGGAGTTGGAAAAAGCCGGCCGCGTCGCCGACTTCCTCGAGTTCGGCGAGCTCATGTGCCACGATGCCCTCCAGCGCGAGGAATCCTGCGGCGGCCACTTCCGCGCCGAGCACCAGTTCACCGAGGACAGCCCGGAGGTGAGGGAAGGCAAGACCCAGCCCGGCGAGGCCAAGCGCCACGATGACACCTTCGCCTACGTCTCCGCCTGGGAATACCACGGCCCCGGCCAGACCCCCACCCTCCACAAGGAGCCCCTGGAATACGAGACCGTCAAACTCTCCGTCCGCAGCTACGCATGAGGTGGCGGCGGATTCCGTCCGCCCAGATCATGAGATAGGCATCAGGCGAAGCAATCGGATCCCTGCGGCATCGCGGTTCCCCCACTCCTTTTTACCTGGAGCGGCCACAAGGATGGCCAACATCCGGTGCATGACCCGAATGACCCGGAATCAGGCCATTTTCCAAGGGCTCAGGGCCATTGGGCGCGTTGGATCCCAGTGCCAAGCTCCTCCCCCCGATGTTCGTTGCACAGAGGCGCGGGGAATGCTTCACTCCCGTCGTGGCCTATCTCGAAATCAAAGACCTCGAAAAGCATTTCACCAAAAAAGCGGGGGGCATCCTCAACGCCCGCACCGAGACCGTCAAAGCGGTCGACGGCGTCACCCTGGACATCCAGAAGGGCGAGATCCTCGGCCTCGTCGGCGAGTCCGGCTGCGGGAAATCCACGCTCTCGCGCATGGTCATGCAGCTCATCCCGCCCACCGCCGGCTCCATCCTCCTCAACGGTGAAAACCTCAGCCGGCTGGATCACCGCGAAGTCAGGAAACGCCGCCTGGATTTCCAGATGGTGTTCCAGGATCCCTATGCATCGCTGAACCCCCGCATGACCGTTTTCTCAACCCTCTCCGAGGCAGTCCGCCAGCGCCACCCGGAGATGAAAGGCGGAGCCCTGGAGGAAAAAGTGGCCGAACTCATGTCCACCGTCGGCCTCGATGTGCGCCTGATGAACCGCTATCCGCATGAGTTTTCGGGCGGCCAGCGCCAGCGCATCGCCATCGCCCGCGCCCTCGCCCCCGAGCCGAAGCTCATCATCGCCGACGAGCCGGTCTCCGCCCTCGATGTCTCCATCCAGTCCCAGATCCTCAACCTCCTCAAGGATCTCCAGCGCGATCTCGGCCTGACCATGGTTTTCATTTCCCACGATCTCGGTGTCGTCCACTACATCGCGGACAGGATCGCGGTGATGTATCAGGGGAAAATCGTGGAGACGGGCACGGCTGACCAGGTCTTCCACTCGCCCAAGGACACCTACACTCAGCGGCTGCTTGCCTCGATCCCGCTGCTCGTAGCGGATTAGCCTTTGCTGACGGCGGTCACCTTGCCGTCGCTGACCCTGAAATTCAGGCGGTCGGGGCGGTAGTCGCGGGTGACGGGCTGCGGCTTGCCGTCCAGCTCGATGATGCGGTTACGCACCCCGGCGGCATCGCAGGCAGCCTTCACGGCGGCATGGGGCTGGCCGATGAGCGTCTCCGGCTTGCTCACATCGATGGCGGGCGAAACCCGCTTTTCGGATGCTGCCATGGCTCCGGAAGGCGGGCGGGTGGGGAGGGCGGACTGCGCATGACAGGAAACGAGGAGCGCGGACGTTATCAGGATGGTTGCGGTTTTCATCCGCATAGCATCGCAGGCCGGGGATTTTTTGCAAGTTCCCGGACGAAAAACCGCCGTTGCAACCGCCAGAAACCAAACTAGATTCACGACCTCATGAAATGGAACACAACGAGCGCCTCCGCAGCCTGCCTCACAGTCGGGCTGGCAGGATTCCTTGCCGGGAAAATCTCCACCGGAAACGGAAGCGCCGGCGGGGGCGAGGCCGATGAACTGATCGAGCGCGCCCGCCAGGTTTCCTCCGGCGGCACCGCGGCAGGCAAAGAGGGTGCCGGGATGCGCCGGGATGCTGCCGGACGCCCCGTCCGCGCCGGTGCAAGCCGTGCGGGCACCACCTTCGACGAGCGCCTCACCGACATGGAGGAGATCGTCCGCGGCGAGAACGCCCTCGACCGTGGCCGCGCCATGCTTGCATGGATCGACTCCCTCGCCCCGGATGAGTTCGAGTCCGCCGTGGCCCGCTTCCGCAGCCTTGGCATCACCGATGCGCGGATGGGCGAATACGCGATGTTGCTCACCGCATGGGCGCAGGTGGATCCCACCGCCGCCCTCGCCTACACCACGGAGAACACCCGCGGCGGCATGGCCACCGGCACAGTGCTCGCCGCATGGGCCAGCCGCGATCCGGAGTCCGCCATCGCATGGGCGGAGGCGAACCACGAGGGCGACGAGGCGAACCCCTACATGGCCGGCATCATACGCGCCCTTGCAGAGACCAATCCCACCCGCGCCACCGAGCTGCTTGAGAGAATGCCCTTCAGCTCCGAGCGCGGCCAGGCTCTCACGGCGATGATCCCGCACCTCACCCGCATGGGGCCTGAGTCTGCCCGGCAATGGATCTCCGCCCTCTCCGATGAGCGGCTGCGGGACGGAGCCACCGCCCGCATCGCCGAGGAATTGGCCAAGACGGATCCGGCAGGCACCGCCTCCTGGCTGCTCTCGAACCTCGGCGAGGCATCCACCCGCAGCGTCGATGAGGTCTTCGAGGAATGGGCGAAAAAGGACAAGGCAGCCGCCATGTCCTCCTTCGCCTCGCTGCCCGCAGGCGATGCCAGATCCCGCGCCCTGCGCGGCCTTGTCACCATCGAGGCGCGCGAGAATCCGCAGGCCGCCGCCAAGCTCATGGACACCTATCCCGCCGATGTCGATGAGCGCATGGTCTATCATTTCATGTGGAACTCCTTCGACGACGCACCCGCCGTGGCTCTCAGCCAGGCGCCGAAAATCACCGACGAGAGGAACCGCAACCGCATGTACCAACGCGCCCTCGGATCATGGCTCGAGAGGGACCAGCCGGCGGCACAGCGCTGGATCGACTCCGCAAACCTCCCCGAGTCCGTCCTGCAATCCCTCTCGAACCGCAACAACCCCTGAGCCCTGCCACCTGTTCCGGCAGCCTTCTACCACTCGTTGCTGAGCCCCTCGCGCTCGGCGAGTTCCAGGAGCTCCGGCTTCATCGGCCATTCGTCGCAGCGCTCGCTGGTGGCGTGGCGCTTGCTGGCTCCCTTGAGCAACATGCAGCCGGTGTTGTCGCCGATGATGCGTATCGTTTCGACTTCCTCCGGGGTGAGGCGGACATCGGGCATGTTCCCGAACTCGCGGATCTTGTCCTCGATGGGGCGGGCGTTTTCCCCTGCCTCCTGGATGAAGGTGGGGACCACGCACTCGACCGGGCTCTGGCTGAGATTCCAGATGCAGGCGAGCTCCAGCAGGCTGAGATTGTATCTCTCCCCGATGGGTCTCATCCGGTTCGCCTTTTCCATGCCGTGGCCGACCCAGCCCTCCGGCCGATAGGTGCGGTGGTCGCCGGGCTTGAAAACGTGGTCGGGTCCGCCGAGGTCGTCGTGGAAAACGCCGCCGTAATCGACCACGCGGGTGAGCACCTTGATGCCGTGCTTCTGGCAGGCGGGCAGCAGGAGATTCGAGGGCCACGGCTCTAGCGGATTGAGGATGAGCATGGCCCAATCGATGATGCCGCCGAATTTCTCGAAGAAGGCGAGGAGATCAAGCGTGAAGCCGTTTGCGGGGCCCGGGGCCATGCCTAGCTGCTTGGTGAGGCCGGTTTCCTTGGCGCGGGCCATGGCTTTCCAGACGGCCTCGGAGGTGTAGCCAAGCTCGTCGGGGTTATGGAGCATGAGGAGATCGAAGTGGTCGGTGCCGCAGCGCTCGAGGGAGGCTTTCGTGGCGCGGAGGACAAACTCCTCATAGCCATCGGCGCCGCGCAGCTCGGGATCGGTGAAGCGCGGGTAGCCCTGGGAGCCCTTGCGCTCGCCGTCGTAGAAATCGTGGCCAATCATGCCGACGAGGGAGTAGGTGGAGCGGTCGATTCCGGCGAGGGCTTGGCCGAGCAGGGCATCGGCCTTGCCGTTTCCATAGACGTCGGAGGTGACGAAGGTGCGGATGCCGGCCTCGTAGGCGGTCTTTATGCAGCCGAGGAAGCGCTCCTCGGAAAGGGTTTCGCCGAAGTGCATGAAGCGGCCTCCGCTCCATGTGCCGTATGCCGTGTTGGTGAGTTGCATGGTGATTGTTACGCGTTGTTTGCGCGGGAGCTTCCACCCCGGATGGGGGGTTCCGCAAGAGGGAATCGGCTGCGGATCAATCGGTGCGAGGAAAACAGCAGGATCAGGGCATGGGATCCAGCCGCTCCGCGTCGCAGGCCTTGGCGGCGATGAGCCTGCGGGGAATCCGCCCAGTCTAGGCGTGCATGTCGGCGAGAGTCGGGATGACCAGTTTCACCCCGGCGGCTGATGCGGAGGCATGGGCGCCCGAATGTGTTCATGTCCGGAAGCGAGTGCCTGGTGCGTTCCCAGACCCCGTCGCTCATGAATTCGTAGGCCATGACGCGACAAACCAATCACCATAATTCAGGGTTCAATCCTGAAATTTCCGACTTATGAAAACGTTTCCAGCCTATTTAGCTGCCTTCGCTTTCACGAAAACGCCCTTGTAAGGCTTTGTCACGTTCCCTTTTTCGGTGAGAATTCCGGCACTGACAAGAGTCTGGCGCTTCTCTCCTTAAGTCATCTTGGACATGCGGCTCCGGCCATTCTTCCACGCTGATGCATAGGGATCCGCTGTTTGTGCCTGAGCTTTCATATGCACAAGACGGCCGAAAGTAGCCTAGGGTGCAAGATGGATGGAAGAACCTTCGAATGCAGAACGAGCGAGAATGGTGACGATGACCCCATGATTCCCCAGAAGAACTGCGTATCTTCTTGTGATGGGGCATGGTTTTTTTAGGGTGTCTTCAACGAAAGTTTGACCTCTGATCGAAAACTGTTCATAAGAACGCAATGAAGTCCACGAAAGCAAATCATCGCCGCCCTGTTGGAGTCGATCTTTTCGCGGGTGCCGGTGGAATGTCACTTGGGTTCGAACAAGCTGGTTTCGATGTTGCGGCAGCTGTGGAGATCGATCCCATTCATGCGTGCATCCACCATTTCAATTTCCCGGAAACCACCGTCATCCCCGAGTCCGTCCAGAATCTGAGCGGCGCGGAAATTCGCAAGCGGGCTGGAATCACGGGCAAGGTCGATGTGGTGTTCGGGGGTGCTCCTTGCCAAGGGTTTTCAATGATCGGAAAGCGGATTTTCGACGACCCGCGCAACCGGCTCGTTGGGGATTTCGTCAGGATCGTCTGCGAGCTGGATGCCGATTATTTCGTCTTTGAGAACGTCAAAGGGCTGACAGTTGGCGCGCACAAGAAGTTCCTTGAGCAACTTATCGAAACTTTCGAGGAGCGGGGTTATTCAGTGAGGATGCCTTGGTCGGTTCTGAACGCCAGTTCCTACGGCGTGCCACAGGATAGGAAACGCCTCTTCCTGCTCGGTGCGAAAAAAGGGCTCACTGTTCCTGTGTATCCCGCCGCATCCACCCACCGCCCCGACAAGTCGCCGGAGATCGGCTTGATTTCCGCACCGAATTGCGAGGATGCCCTTGGTGACCTCCCCGATGCAGACCGCTACGCTACGCTTGGGAAAAGCGATGAAGTGAAGAGCAATGCTTGGGGTGCGCCATCGGCCTATGCAAAGGAAATGCGGTGCTCCGAAACGACCTCCTGGCACAATGGCCGGATCCGGATCTGGGATCCCGGCTTGTTGACTTCAAGCACCCGAACCTCCCATTCGGAAATTTCCCGCACACGTTTTTCAGAGACAAGTCCCGGATCGGTCGAGCCGATTTCCCGTTTCTTCAAACTCAGCCCCACCGGGGTTTCCAATACCCTGCGTGCCGGCACTGATGCAGCACGCGGAGCTTTCACCAGCCCCCGACCGATTCACTACAAGCACCCGAGATGTATTACCGTCCGTGAGATGGCAAGGCTTCACGGTTTTCCCGATTGGTTCCGTTTCCATCAGACAAAGTGGCATGGTGCCCGGCAGATCAGAAACGCAGTCCCGCCGCCGCTCGCCCGCGCTGTGGCATCGGAAGTCATCAAGGCGATGGGTGTTACCCCTGCAATGGCTGATGAAGCGATCTCACTTGGCGATCCCAAGCTGCTCACCATGGAAATGTCCCACGCCGCGAAGTTCTGGGGGATTGATTGCCCGATCCACAAACGCGATCGGAAAAGTGGCGCTCGCAAACGCACACAGCAGGAGACCGAACGCGAGAGACTTTTTAGAGTCGCAAGCTGACTAAATCCCGAGCGAGCTTACTCTTGCCTCCTCATCGCGCTCAAGGTCTCGTGGAATTCTCCATCTCACGATAGGGCTTCGTGAGCCTGCCTTTTTTCGTGAGAATGCCCGCGTTCACGAAGGTCTGGAGCTTTTCCTCATCCGTCATGATGTCGAAGCGCTTCTTGAACCGTTCCCATGCCTTTTCCACCGGAGAAGGGGACATGAAGGAATACTGGATGGATCGGCTTTTGCTCACGGGATTACAGTGGCCTGAAGTAGCCCATGATGCAAGCCGGATTCCGGATCGCGAGCTGGATGTGTGACTTCATTCTGATGGATGAACCTTCAAAGGCCGGTTCGGACTCTTGGAATACGCCGCGTACGGAATCGTAGGTCGGAGAATCGGCATCGGCGTCGAAAATTTCGGTCAGCCAGTTGATGATCGAGCAATCGAGTGTTCTTCGCAGAAGATCCAGGTCACCATCGTGGCGGCCTTCATTGCGGGGAACAGACAGGTCATACCGTTTCCTGAAGTCCACATATCGGGGGTAAGCCTCCGCAAGTATCCGGGTAGAGCTGATGTCCATGAAATCGAAGCAGTTCCCGAGATGAATCACTGCTCCGATCACCGAAGGGTTTTCCAATTTTCCCCTTGCGACCTGCTCCTTCGCCCAATCCAGTGCTCGCTCCGGCCCGTGTTCCCAGAAATAGATTCCGCTGCCGAGCCAGTCGTAGCGTTTCTCGCTCTTCTTGAGCGAATCTTCGCCCGCCAGTACCCGATCCGCAACGGATTTGTCGCAGCCATGGTAGCCGAGGACTAGGCGCTGGTATTGGAAGGCTTGGTTCATGCGGGTGCAGAAATCAGGATGACGCTTTCAAAAGACTGCGCAAGCTGAGAACCACGGGATCTGAGCCACGGAGAGCATTCAGGCCACCGGCACCCGCCTCTCGAACCATTGCCCCGATCAGAAATCCTATGCGAAAAGTGATCGAGCGATTTTATAAAATCCTCCAGGGGCCTGATTCGGAAACCCTTTCAACAATACCTTCTGATTCAAGTTCACGGATAGCGGCGACAACCCAGTATTGTTGGGCGGTAGATTTCGTTTTCGGGTAGTCGCCCCAATCGAGGCCACACGATCTGAAAATCTCGGCAGTGCGTAAACCTTTCCCGTTTGAGCCGTAATCAGGAGACGACTTCATCAAATCTACGATCAGACGCTTCGTCTGATTTCTGATGTTCTCCCCTATTGATTCGAAATTGCTCATTGTTTTTCTTTTCTACGAAACCTAATTCCTTACGCCAAGATCTGATCCAGCACATAAGGCAGGATGCCGCCGGCGTTGTAGTAATCGACTTCCGCCGGGGTATCGAGGCGGACTTTGAGCGGGATGGTGACCTTGGTGCCGTCCGGTTTGGTGGCGGTGAGGGTGGCGGACTGCATGGGCTTGAGTTCGCCGGCGATGCCGGTGATGTCGAACTTTGCGTCGGTGAGATCCTTGACCTTGTCGTAGTCGGCCTTGTCGACGAAGTTGCAGGGGAGGACGCCCATGCCGATGAGGTTGGAGCGGTGGATGCGCTCGAAGGAT comes from Akkermansiaceae bacterium and encodes:
- a CDS encoding ABC transporter ATP-binding protein — protein: MFVAQRRGECFTPVVAYLEIKDLEKHFTKKAGGILNARTETVKAVDGVTLDIQKGEILGLVGESGCGKSTLSRMVMQLIPPTAGSILLNGENLSRLDHREVRKRRLDFQMVFQDPYASLNPRMTVFSTLSEAVRQRHPEMKGGALEEKVAELMSTVGLDVRLMNRYPHEFSGGQRQRIAIARALAPEPKLIIADEPVSALDVSIQSQILNLLKDLQRDLGLTMVFISHDLGVVHYIADRIAVMYQGKIVETGTADQVFHSPKDTYTQRLLASIPLLVAD
- a CDS encoding aldo/keto reductase, translated to MQLTNTAYGTWSGGRFMHFGETLSEERFLGCIKTAYEAGIRTFVTSDVYGNGKADALLGQALAGIDRSTYSLVGMIGHDFYDGERKGSQGYPRFTDPELRGADGYEEFVLRATKASLERCGTDHFDLLMLHNPDELGYTSEAVWKAMARAKETGLTKQLGMAPGPANGFTLDLLAFFEKFGGIIDWAMLILNPLEPWPSNLLLPACQKHGIKVLTRVVDYGGVFHDDLGGPDHVFKPGDHRTYRPEGWVGHGMEKANRMRPIGERYNLSLLELACIWNLSQSPVECVVPTFIQEAGENARPIEDKIREFGNMPDVRLTPEEVETIRIIGDNTGCMLLKGASKRHATSERCDEWPMKPELLELAEREGLSNEW
- a CDS encoding DNA cytosine methyltransferase; this encodes MKSTKANHRRPVGVDLFAGAGGMSLGFEQAGFDVAAAVEIDPIHACIHHFNFPETTVIPESVQNLSGAEIRKRAGITGKVDVVFGGAPCQGFSMIGKRIFDDPRNRLVGDFVRIVCELDADYFVFENVKGLTVGAHKKFLEQLIETFEERGYSVRMPWSVLNASSYGVPQDRKRLFLLGAKKGLTVPVYPAASTHRPDKSPEIGLISAPNCEDALGDLPDADRYATLGKSDEVKSNAWGAPSAYAKEMRCSETTSWHNGRIRIWDPGLLTSSTRTSHSEISRTRFSETSPGSVEPISRFFKLSPTGVSNTLRAGTDAARGAFTSPRPIHYKHPRCITVREMARLHGFPDWFRFHQTKWHGARQIRNAVPPPLARAVASEVIKAMGVTPAMADEAISLGDPKLLTMEMSHAAKFWGIDCPIHKRDRKSGARKRTQQETERERLFRVAS